A window of Tautonia plasticadhaerens contains these coding sequences:
- a CDS encoding S8 family serine peptidase, which translates to MSTFRLSGMLLVAIVASSAVAGPARGGDDWLAKAMGSLADPDGWVGADRSQAIQVADETSVGTGVNQYVTDLVGNGNGPGLPPLTGSINVNSFLGADRFYDAGYTGANARQANIEAGHVWGGHESLGHVNQIPVGPVPDPIPGGSPVSQLGEVDRHATWAGMVMGGRQGGANPGVHQEGIAPGAQLFSGAVASSWFGNRYALSFNFYFANLFDTYERAFETGVPGGGAVDVINSSWGSTGAADLNASSLTSVGLDGLSNENTRTLFVASAGNSGAGPDRVGGPGSNYNNISVAALDADPDNDATFDGFDVPAGFSSGGPNDYVDPVNGAFNNVRQVVDIAAPGTDIVSAYYGGQTGGNSPQLTGGPNGPAGGADFYTSTIAGTSFASPTVAGGASLLYDAARGELADTPDARDARVIKAVLMNSADKTAGWDNGQVLFDGAILTSQGLDNRVGTGRMNLDAAFDQFLSGTTDVAGTGQGDMGEVEAIGWDYGVVVEGTTNDYFFEQDLRGGSTFTATLTWFRDRLLDRDGDSFTALDLSYDDLDLELWTVVGDGFGRLVAASFSAFNNSEHFSFILPESGAYALRVRWFGELFDLVGDANMETYGLAWSTAFIPEPGSAVLALIGAAGIGTTGLVRLRRRRRPAR; encoded by the coding sequence ATGAGCACTTTTCGTCTTTCCGGCATGCTCCTCGTCGCGATCGTCGCGTCCTCGGCCGTCGCCGGCCCGGCGCGGGGCGGTGACGACTGGCTGGCCAAGGCGATGGGGTCGCTGGCGGACCCCGACGGCTGGGTCGGCGCCGACCGATCCCAGGCGATCCAGGTCGCGGACGAGACCTCCGTCGGCACCGGCGTGAACCAGTACGTCACCGACCTGGTCGGCAACGGCAACGGGCCGGGCCTGCCCCCGCTGACCGGCTCGATCAACGTGAACTCCTTCCTCGGCGCCGATCGGTTCTATGACGCCGGCTACACCGGCGCGAACGCCCGGCAGGCTAACATCGAGGCCGGCCACGTCTGGGGGGGGCATGAGTCGCTGGGCCACGTCAACCAGATCCCCGTCGGGCCGGTCCCCGACCCGATCCCGGGGGGGTCCCCCGTCTCCCAGCTCGGCGAGGTCGACCGGCACGCCACCTGGGCCGGCATGGTCATGGGAGGCCGACAGGGAGGCGCCAACCCGGGCGTCCACCAGGAGGGGATCGCGCCGGGGGCCCAGCTCTTCTCCGGGGCCGTCGCCTCCTCCTGGTTCGGGAACCGCTACGCGCTGAGCTTCAACTTCTACTTCGCCAACCTGTTCGACACCTACGAGCGGGCCTTCGAGACGGGGGTGCCCGGCGGCGGGGCGGTCGACGTGATCAACAGCAGTTGGGGCAGCACCGGGGCCGCCGACCTCAACGCCTCGTCGCTCACCAGCGTCGGCCTCGACGGCCTCTCCAACGAGAACACCCGGACGCTGTTCGTCGCCTCGGCCGGCAACAGCGGGGCGGGCCCCGACCGGGTGGGCGGCCCGGGGTCGAACTACAACAACATCTCGGTCGCCGCGCTGGACGCCGACCCGGACAACGACGCCACCTTCGACGGCTTCGACGTGCCGGCCGGCTTCAGCAGCGGCGGGCCCAACGACTACGTCGACCCGGTCAACGGCGCGTTCAACAACGTCCGGCAGGTGGTCGACATCGCCGCCCCGGGCACCGACATCGTCTCGGCCTATTACGGCGGGCAGACCGGCGGCAACAGCCCGCAACTGACCGGCGGGCCCAACGGGCCGGCCGGCGGCGCCGACTTCTACACCAGCACGATCGCCGGCACCAGCTTCGCTTCCCCGACCGTGGCCGGCGGCGCCTCGCTGCTCTACGACGCCGCCCGGGGCGAGCTGGCCGACACCCCGGACGCCCGGGACGCCCGCGTCATCAAGGCCGTTTTGATGAACTCGGCCGACAAGACCGCCGGCTGGGACAACGGCCAGGTCCTCTTCGACGGCGCGATCCTGACCAGCCAGGGCCTGGACAACCGCGTCGGCACCGGCCGCATGAACCTCGACGCGGCCTTCGACCAGTTCCTCAGCGGCACCACCGACGTGGCCGGGACCGGCCAGGGCGACATGGGCGAAGTCGAGGCGATCGGCTGGGACTACGGCGTGGTGGTCGAAGGGACGACCAACGATTACTTCTTCGAGCAGGACCTGCGAGGCGGATCGACCTTCACCGCCACCCTGACCTGGTTCCGCGACCGCTTGCTCGACCGCGACGGCGACAGCTTCACCGCCCTGGACCTCAGCTACGACGACCTGGACCTGGAGCTCTGGACGGTGGTCGGCGACGGCTTCGGCCGGCTCGTGGCCGCCTCGTTCAGCGCCTTCAACAACAGCGAGCACTTCAGCTTCATCCTGCCCGAGTCGGGCGCCTACGCCCTCCGGGTCCGCTGGTTCGGCGAGTTGTTCGACCTGGTCGGCGACGCCAACATGGAGACCTACGGGCTGGCCTGGTCCACGGCGTTCATCCCCGAGCCGGGTTCGGCCGTCCTCGCCCTGATCGGCGCCGCCGGGATCGGGACGACCGGCCTGGTCCGCCTCCGACGCCGTCGCCGACCCGCCCGCTGA
- a CDS encoding Uma2 family endonuclease, producing the protein MATARRRTSTGPRSRRRHTPYRVGLDLYHRIAELGLLGPRDKVVLLDGILVNKMTKGDPHISTVKLIVVGLGRVVPQEFHVSKEDPIALPGGPWGGDSEPEPDVLVLRGTIRDYNARKPGPADVPLIVEVADSSLYEDRRHITRFAWAGIPVCWLVNLRKRTIEVYTDPSGPGEDPRYATVRTLGEADPIPVVIDGRDCGSIPARDLLP; encoded by the coding sequence ATGGCCACCGCCAGGCGACGAACCTCGACCGGCCCCCGGAGCCGACGCCGGCACACCCCCTACCGGGTGGGCCTGGACCTTTACCACAGGATCGCCGAACTCGGCCTGCTCGGGCCCCGGGACAAGGTCGTGCTTCTCGACGGCATCCTGGTGAACAAAATGACCAAGGGCGACCCCCACATTTCAACGGTCAAGCTCATCGTCGTCGGATTGGGTCGAGTCGTCCCCCAAGAGTTTCACGTCTCGAAGGAAGACCCCATTGCCCTTCCCGGAGGCCCTTGGGGGGGGGACAGCGAGCCGGAACCCGACGTGCTCGTCCTCCGGGGTACGATCCGGGATTACAACGCCCGGAAGCCCGGCCCGGCCGACGTCCCCTTGATCGTCGAGGTGGCCGACTCGTCGCTGTACGAGGACCGCCGCCACATCACCCGGTTCGCCTGGGCGGGCATCCCCGTCTGCTGGCTCGTGAATCTCCGCAAGAGGACGATCGAGGTGTACACCGACCCCTCCGGCCCCGGAGAGGACCCGAGGTATGCCACCGTCCGGACCCTGGGAGAGGCCGACCCGATCCCGGTGGTCATCGACGGCCGGGACTGCGGGTCGATCCCGGCCCGGGATCTGCTCCCCTGA
- a CDS encoding DUF309 domain-containing protein: protein MLPDDPLPPYSYVPGGPWPHPISGEGGHLAGRPRGPRIPPIRGDDWASSPSYLRGVLLFNAGFYWEAHEAWEGLWHAHERAGPTAEVLKGLIKLAAAGVKARQGQPRGVSTHARRAAELFESVARGGSRRLLGLDLEAWAAIARAIAEHPPEGPGPSAGVVAGVIGPPIEPSGVDRG from the coding sequence ATGCTCCCCGACGACCCGCTGCCTCCCTACTCGTACGTCCCCGGGGGGCCCTGGCCGCACCCGATCAGCGGCGAGGGGGGGCACCTGGCCGGCCGCCCCCGGGGACCCCGGATTCCGCCGATCCGGGGGGATGACTGGGCCTCCTCGCCGAGCTACCTGCGCGGGGTCCTCCTGTTCAACGCCGGGTTCTACTGGGAGGCCCACGAGGCGTGGGAGGGGCTCTGGCACGCCCACGAGAGGGCCGGGCCGACGGCCGAGGTCCTCAAGGGGCTGATCAAGCTGGCCGCGGCCGGGGTCAAGGCCCGGCAGGGGCAGCCCCGAGGGGTGTCGACGCACGCCCGGCGTGCGGCCGAGCTGTTCGAGTCCGTGGCCCGGGGTGGTTCCCGCCGGCTGCTGGGGCTCGACCTGGAGGCGTGGGCGGCGATCGCCCGGGCGATCGCCGAGCATCCCCCCGAGGGGCCGGGCCCGTCGGCCGGGGTCGTCGCCGGGGTGATCGGGCCGCCGATCGAGCCGTCGGGCGTCGATCGGGGATAG
- a CDS encoding tetratricopeptide repeat protein, protein MNRRFGILGPLRLALVAMAATLLLRPSGAGADSFDLSDLLLEPGRPIRLLPRNIEEVDRAAEAFRGGDEEGALRLLESAAEKHPSLPPARAILAMLCFSADRVPQARLLLERAASESPEDPTAYTLFGKLALAERRVTDAKLAFEKAAGLGPPPSWTELQRRELDLTCREGLATVAEARGDWSSAREHLEAWLALEPADATARHRLGRALFWLGEVGPAREALSRASGLSPSLEPPDVTLARLFALKGDVEQAGRRFDRAIDDAPDDPRPFVAKAAWLLDRGLPGQIAPLVDELGRITPDSTDLGKLRGLLARSRGDSGEAERHFRSLLERDPGDAFARDQLALVLADQDDPEKRRKALELAEMNARLSPEGPRALSTLGWARFRAGLAEPAEQALRLAVARGESSPDTAYFLARVLDASGRPDDAETLIRLALGRPGTFFARDRARSWLDDREADGGGDAP, encoded by the coding sequence ATGAATCGCCGGTTCGGAATCCTCGGGCCGCTCCGGCTCGCGCTCGTGGCGATGGCGGCCACCCTTCTGCTCCGGCCGTCGGGCGCCGGGGCCGACTCGTTCGACCTCTCCGACCTGCTCCTGGAGCCCGGCCGGCCGATCCGACTCCTCCCTCGGAACATCGAGGAGGTGGACCGGGCGGCCGAGGCGTTCCGGGGGGGGGATGAGGAGGGGGCGCTCCGCCTGCTGGAGTCGGCCGCCGAGAAACACCCGAGCCTGCCGCCGGCCCGGGCGATCCTGGCCATGCTCTGCTTCTCCGCCGACCGGGTCCCCCAGGCCCGGCTGCTCCTGGAGCGGGCCGCCTCGGAGTCCCCCGAGGACCCGACCGCCTACACCCTCTTCGGCAAGCTCGCGCTGGCCGAACGCCGGGTCACCGACGCGAAGCTCGCCTTCGAGAAGGCCGCCGGGCTGGGCCCTCCCCCGTCCTGGACCGAGCTCCAGCGCCGGGAGCTGGATTTGACCTGCCGGGAAGGCCTGGCCACGGTCGCCGAGGCCCGGGGCGACTGGTCCTCGGCCCGGGAACACCTGGAGGCATGGCTCGCCCTGGAGCCGGCCGACGCGACGGCCCGGCACCGCCTCGGCCGGGCCCTCTTCTGGCTCGGCGAGGTCGGTCCGGCCCGGGAGGCACTCTCCCGGGCCTCGGGCCTCTCCCCGTCGCTGGAACCCCCCGACGTGACCCTCGCCCGCCTCTTCGCCCTGAAGGGGGATGTCGAGCAGGCCGGACGCCGGTTCGACCGGGCCATCGACGACGCCCCGGACGATCCCCGGCCCTTCGTGGCCAAGGCCGCCTGGCTGCTCGACCGCGGCCTCCCCGGGCAGATCGCCCCCCTGGTCGACGAGCTGGGCCGGATCACGCCCGACTCGACCGACCTCGGCAAGCTCCGGGGGCTGCTCGCCCGCTCCCGGGGCGATTCCGGGGAGGCCGAACGCCACTTCCGATCCCTGCTCGAACGCGACCCGGGGGACGCCTTCGCCCGGGACCAGCTCGCGCTGGTCCTGGCCGACCAGGACGACCCCGAGAAGCGCCGGAAGGCCCTCGAACTGGCCGAGATGAACGCCCGGCTCTCCCCCGAAGGCCCCCGGGCGCTCTCGACCCTGGGCTGGGCCCGGTTCCGGGCCGGCCTGGCCGAACCGGCCGAGCAAGCCCTCCGGCTCGCCGTGGCCCGGGGCGAGTCCTCCCCGGACACCGCCTACTTCCTCGCCCGGGTGCTCGACGCCTCCGGCCGCCCCGACGACGCCGAGACGCTCATCCGACTCGCCCTGGGACGCCCCGGCACCTTCTTCGCCCGGGACCGGGCCCGTTCCTGGCTCGACGATCGCGAGGCCGATGGCGGCGGCGACGCCCCCTGA
- a CDS encoding anti-sigma factor family protein, which translates to MSQFDETLLSAYLDGELDPESSRRVEEATRADPRLDRMLRELSQVRGLVAGLNRPPETPDVSGAVVDRIARSRARRRAYPSFAAAASLAAAAVLVVSILDDWDNAPVIDGPIEVVVVVPGDPAGSADGAPADAGAVEADGPSAVADAGAGPAEAAGPGDAVEVAVAVAAAEEPLPEDADAIRFVGDLADRPGSMQLTIEAPTGAEVVGLFDEVDDLLRHTVRGDRRYGLIRPEHSGGVGVFALIAGRDEREKLFRRLEVNLADHARIFEPTDAEAPVALLDGAVGLGLELLAAERTAPLREVEPDGRLLANRQDPQHDLAVPPVGPVPPSLPGGLGAPRGVIPGDHPLARPTPAAARDPEAEAPPEEEESRAVFLFIRGDGPGGG; encoded by the coding sequence ATGTCCCAATTTGACGAAACCCTGCTGAGCGCCTACCTCGACGGCGAGCTCGACCCCGAGTCGAGCCGACGGGTCGAGGAGGCGACTCGGGCCGACCCCCGGCTGGACCGCATGCTGCGGGAGCTCTCGCAGGTGCGAGGCCTGGTCGCCGGCCTGAACCGGCCGCCCGAGACGCCCGACGTCTCCGGGGCGGTCGTCGACCGGATCGCCCGGTCGAGGGCCCGTCGACGGGCCTACCCGTCGTTCGCCGCCGCCGCGAGCCTGGCCGCCGCGGCGGTCCTGGTCGTCTCGATCCTCGACGACTGGGACAACGCCCCGGTCATCGACGGCCCGATCGAGGTCGTCGTCGTCGTGCCGGGGGATCCGGCCGGGTCGGCCGACGGCGCACCGGCCGACGCCGGGGCGGTCGAGGCCGACGGGCCGTCGGCCGTCGCCGACGCCGGTGCCGGGCCCGCCGAGGCCGCCGGGCCCGGGGATGCCGTCGAGGTCGCCGTCGCCGTCGCCGCCGCCGAGGAGCCCCTTCCCGAGGACGCCGACGCGATCCGATTCGTGGGGGACCTGGCCGACCGGCCCGGGTCGATGCAGCTGACGATCGAGGCCCCGACGGGGGCCGAGGTCGTGGGGCTGTTCGACGAGGTCGACGACCTGCTCCGCCACACCGTCCGGGGCGACCGGCGTTACGGCCTCATCCGCCCCGAGCACTCCGGGGGGGTGGGCGTCTTCGCCCTGATCGCCGGCCGGGACGAGCGGGAGAAGCTGTTCCGCCGCCTGGAAGTCAACCTGGCGGACCACGCCCGGATCTTCGAGCCGACCGACGCCGAGGCCCCGGTCGCCCTGCTCGACGGGGCGGTCGGGCTCGGCCTGGAACTGCTCGCCGCCGAGCGGACGGCGCCGCTGCGGGAGGTCGAGCCGGACGGCCGGCTGCTCGCCAACCGGCAGGATCCGCAACACGACCTGGCCGTGCCGCCCGTCGGCCCGGTCCCCCCGTCGCTCCCCGGCGGCCTGGGGGCGCCTCGGGGCGTCATCCCGGGCGATCACCCCTTGGCCCGCCCGACACCGGCCGCGGCCCGGGATCCCGAGGCCGAGGCTCCCCCCGAGGAGGAGGAATCCCGGGCCGTGTTCCTCTTCATCCGGGGGGACGGGCCGGGGGGCGGCTGA
- a CDS encoding glycoside hydrolase family 15 protein — translation MSLPLEDYALIGDCQTAALVGRDGSIDWLCLPRFDSGAVFAELLGTEENGHWKLAPVGEIKATRRRYRPGTLVLETEFDVDGGTVRVTDCMPPRDELPDVLRLVECLRGSVRMRMDLVIRFDYGAIVPWVLRTDNGISAIAGPDMLRLRTDVPLHGEDFHTVAEFDLSEGQTASFDLTWYPSHEREPRQVDHSGTLRDAERWWREWSDRCSFGDGSCDDALDRAHWSEAVKRSLITLKALTYAPTGGIVAAPTTSLPEHLGGVRNWDYRYCWLRDATFTLYAMMNAGYHEEARAWREWLLRAVAGKPSQIQIMYGISGERRLTELQLPWLPGYEGSSPVRMGNAAFDQFQLDVPGEVMDALHQCRRVGLEPMGASWNLQKALMDFLETVWEQPDEGIWEVRGPRRHFTHSKVMAWVAFDRAVKGVEQFDRDGPADRWRGLRDRIRREIFERSYDPEVGAFMQSYGSPFLDASVLMMPLVGFLEPTDERMVGTVRAIEQRLKRDGFVDRYETDPSVDGLPPGEGSFLPCSFWLADNYALMGRRDDAVRMFESLLAIRNDVGLLSEEYDVSARRLVGNFPQAFTHIGLINTAYNLSAATTHPAEHRQHS, via the coding sequence ATGTCGCTGCCGCTGGAAGACTACGCCCTGATCGGCGACTGCCAGACCGCCGCCCTCGTCGGCCGGGACGGTTCGATCGACTGGCTCTGCCTGCCCCGGTTCGACTCCGGCGCCGTCTTCGCCGAGCTGCTCGGCACCGAGGAGAACGGCCACTGGAAGCTCGCCCCGGTCGGCGAGATCAAGGCCACCCGGCGGCGATACCGGCCCGGCACCCTCGTGCTGGAGACCGAGTTCGACGTCGACGGCGGCACCGTCCGGGTCACCGACTGCATGCCCCCCCGCGACGAGCTGCCCGACGTGCTCCGGCTGGTCGAGTGCCTCCGGGGGTCGGTCCGGATGCGGATGGACCTGGTCATCCGGTTCGACTACGGCGCGATCGTCCCGTGGGTCCTGCGCACCGACAACGGCATCTCCGCCATCGCCGGCCCGGACATGCTCCGCCTCCGCACCGACGTGCCGCTGCACGGCGAGGACTTCCACACCGTCGCGGAGTTCGACCTCTCCGAGGGCCAGACCGCCAGCTTCGACCTGACCTGGTACCCCTCCCACGAGCGAGAGCCCCGACAGGTCGACCACTCCGGCACCCTCCGCGACGCCGAGCGCTGGTGGCGCGAGTGGTCCGACCGCTGCTCCTTCGGCGACGGCTCCTGCGACGACGCCCTGGACCGGGCCCACTGGTCCGAGGCCGTCAAGCGCTCGCTGATCACGCTCAAGGCCCTGACCTACGCCCCCACCGGCGGCATCGTCGCGGCACCGACCACCAGCCTGCCCGAGCACCTCGGCGGCGTTCGGAACTGGGACTACCGCTACTGCTGGCTCCGCGACGCCACGTTCACCCTCTACGCCATGATGAACGCCGGATACCACGAGGAGGCCCGGGCCTGGCGCGAATGGCTGCTCCGGGCCGTCGCCGGCAAGCCGTCCCAGATCCAGATCATGTACGGCATCTCCGGCGAACGCCGGCTGACCGAGCTGCAGCTGCCCTGGCTGCCCGGCTACGAGGGCTCCTCCCCCGTCCGGATGGGCAACGCCGCCTTCGACCAGTTCCAGCTCGACGTGCCCGGCGAGGTGATGGACGCCCTGCACCAGTGCCGGCGGGTCGGCCTGGAGCCGATGGGGGCCTCCTGGAACCTCCAGAAGGCGTTGATGGACTTCCTCGAGACCGTCTGGGAACAGCCCGACGAGGGGATCTGGGAAGTCCGGGGGCCCCGCCGCCACTTCACCCATTCCAAGGTGATGGCCTGGGTCGCCTTCGACCGCGCCGTCAAGGGGGTCGAGCAGTTCGACCGCGACGGGCCGGCCGACCGCTGGCGAGGGCTCCGGGACCGGATCCGCCGGGAGATCTTCGAGCGCTCCTACGACCCCGAGGTCGGCGCCTTCATGCAGAGCTACGGCTCCCCCTTCCTCGACGCCAGCGTCCTGATGATGCCCCTGGTCGGCTTCCTCGAGCCGACCGACGAGCGGATGGTCGGCACCGTCCGGGCGATCGAGCAGCGGCTCAAGCGGGACGGCTTCGTCGACCGCTACGAGACCGACCCCAGCGTCGACGGCCTCCCCCCCGGCGAGGGCTCCTTCCTGCCCTGCTCCTTCTGGCTGGCCGACAACTACGCCCTGATGGGCCGCCGGGACGACGCCGTCCGGATGTTCGAGAGCCTGCTGGCGATCCGCAACGACGTGGGCCTGCTCTCCGAGGAATACGACGTCTCGGCCCGTCGCCTCGTCGGCAATTTCCCCCAGGCGTTCACCCACATCGGCCTGATCAACACCGCCTACAACCTCAGCGCCGCCACCACCCACCCGGCCGAGCACCGGCAACACAGCTAG
- a CDS encoding serine/threonine-protein kinase — MSESRRCPGCGAGLPEDSPAGVCPGCRSAAAWAETQDHHPGGPRGGRGSATVRAASYPEFRESLLRTGLAAPADLEGLEAGADGDPTRLAVALVRGGKLTPYQAGALVQGKSRGLLIGCYLILDKLGEGGMGMVFKARHRQTRQVVALKILPPSFARDRDAVRRFRREFQVASLLDHPNLVAAVEADEDRGVHFLTMDYIVGRDLETLVRQDGPMPVPRALHCGIQAARGLEAAHARGVIHRDVKPANVMIDAHGNVRVLDLGLAKLLEAAGGLSRESEGSITRTGAYMGSVDFLAPEQADNAKRADHRADVYGLGCTLYFLLTGRPPFPGDTLLKRLIAHQHLPPPSIRELRPQVPEAMEAVYLRMMAKRPEERPQSMTEVIAALEGCRSSPREAGDASTDLKTFATTFMRRPDPRDPEPRGEVDADDLARPGEFLGIRFEPGPTLADLLSGSGPEATPSSPVGRPRAASIALAVLGLAALAMAVFALRPRPGVSEVARAGVPGPGPLPPELPLAPVFSTFESAQGQGPEPAVEPVPSDDPGAEAPDPGPAVEPAPFPPPSLQVYLDEFDDPGSGWRIEETPVPGSDTPYRKGYADGAYFMEAPGPWISWEAWDITAELASEYEVEAVARSIGPEDAYGGFSLFVVGAEGKGFNVSINPGGLLGIYGSPWAEEPAPHLFEPFSHPAIRGGGQWNALTLRVRTRSLEVLVNGEPACEPIGVDFDLLPSVPEIALGKGDDSRVRAEFDRLAVRLLDRGGRPALDDDGRALNLGFEEGTLRDWAAEGAATIGQPIDGDTVSPRGRDATSGHAGRFWVGTYEVGGDKATGRLSSVPFRVLEPYASLLVSGGDQPDCRVEVAVPDGPVIASFRGERREQLRPRAVDLSGHLGDRVVLRVIDESTEGWGHVNFDDFRFHAEPLGADPPGLSPSRVAYTEEFLQPATGWPRGRPDAGVEFGFDHRDGVYVVDAGRGWNGTRDIRRLRQFSGDFQVEAVGRVLGEAPDAAGAWGIMVVREDGRGIHAIIDRRSLLAVNPAFWGVEAFPDDRPIGPVRPRGIRPADRFNTLTLRVRGRQVEVLVNGLPAFDRAVALDYDLLPAAASLTLDKPDLETRVRVEYDRVQLRVPPPE; from the coding sequence ATGTCGGAGTCGCGTCGCTGCCCCGGTTGCGGGGCCGGGTTGCCCGAGGACTCCCCGGCCGGGGTTTGCCCGGGGTGCCGGTCGGCGGCGGCCTGGGCCGAGACGCAGGACCACCACCCGGGGGGACCCCGGGGAGGCAGGGGATCGGCCACGGTCCGGGCGGCCTCTTACCCCGAGTTCCGGGAGTCGCTGCTGCGGACCGGCCTGGCCGCCCCGGCCGACCTGGAGGGCCTGGAGGCCGGGGCCGACGGCGACCCGACCCGGCTGGCCGTGGCCCTCGTCCGGGGCGGCAAGCTGACCCCGTACCAGGCCGGGGCGCTGGTGCAGGGAAAGTCCAGGGGGCTGCTCATCGGCTGCTACTTGATCCTCGACAAGCTCGGCGAGGGCGGCATGGGCATGGTCTTCAAGGCCCGACACCGGCAGACCCGGCAGGTCGTCGCCCTGAAGATCCTCCCCCCTTCCTTCGCCCGGGACCGCGACGCCGTCCGGCGCTTCCGGCGGGAGTTCCAGGTCGCCTCCCTGCTGGACCACCCCAACCTCGTCGCCGCCGTCGAGGCCGACGAGGACCGCGGCGTCCACTTCCTGACCATGGACTACATCGTCGGCCGCGACCTGGAGACGCTCGTCCGCCAGGACGGGCCGATGCCCGTCCCCCGGGCCCTCCACTGCGGCATCCAGGCCGCCCGGGGGCTGGAGGCCGCCCACGCCCGGGGGGTGATCCACCGCGACGTGAAGCCGGCCAACGTCATGATCGACGCCCACGGCAACGTCCGGGTGCTCGACCTCGGCCTCGCCAAGCTCCTGGAGGCCGCCGGGGGCCTCTCCCGGGAGTCGGAGGGCTCGATCACCCGGACCGGGGCCTACATGGGCAGCGTCGACTTCCTCGCCCCCGAGCAGGCCGACAACGCCAAGCGTGCCGACCACCGGGCCGACGTCTACGGCCTGGGCTGCACCCTCTACTTCCTCCTCACCGGCCGGCCCCCGTTCCCCGGGGACACCCTGCTCAAGCGGCTGATCGCCCACCAGCACCTCCCCCCGCCCTCGATCCGGGAGCTCCGGCCCCAGGTCCCCGAGGCGATGGAGGCCGTCTACCTCCGGATGATGGCCAAGCGGCCCGAGGAGCGTCCGCAGTCGATGACCGAGGTGATCGCCGCCCTGGAAGGCTGCCGCTCCTCCCCCCGGGAGGCCGGCGACGCCAGCACCGACCTGAAGACCTTCGCCACCACCTTCATGAGGCGGCCCGACCCCCGAGACCCCGAGCCCCGGGGCGAGGTCGACGCCGACGACCTCGCCCGGCCCGGCGAGTTCCTGGGGATCCGCTTCGAACCCGGCCCGACGCTCGCGGACCTCCTCTCCGGCTCTGGCCCCGAAGCGACCCCATCCTCGCCGGTCGGGCGCCCCCGGGCCGCGTCCATCGCCCTCGCCGTCCTGGGCCTGGCCGCCCTGGCGATGGCCGTCTTCGCCCTCCGCCCCCGCCCCGGGGTGTCGGAGGTCGCCCGGGCCGGGGTCCCCGGCCCCGGGCCGCTTCCCCCCGAGCTGCCGCTCGCTCCCGTCTTCTCGACCTTCGAATCGGCCCAAGGGCAAGGCCCCGAACCGGCCGTCGAGCCGGTGCCGTCCGACGACCCCGGCGCCGAGGCTCCCGACCCGGGCCCGGCGGTCGAGCCCGCGCCGTTCCCGCCGCCGAGCCTCCAGGTCTACCTCGACGAGTTCGACGACCCGGGCAGCGGCTGGCGGATCGAGGAGACTCCCGTCCCGGGCAGCGACACCCCCTACCGCAAGGGGTACGCCGACGGGGCCTACTTCATGGAAGCCCCGGGCCCCTGGATCTCCTGGGAGGCCTGGGACATCACCGCGGAGCTGGCCTCCGAGTACGAGGTCGAGGCCGTAGCCCGGTCGATCGGCCCGGAGGACGCCTACGGCGGCTTCTCCCTGTTCGTCGTCGGGGCCGAGGGGAAGGGGTTCAACGTCAGCATCAATCCCGGGGGCCTGCTCGGCATCTACGGCTCCCCCTGGGCCGAGGAGCCCGCCCCCCACCTCTTCGAACCCTTCTCCCACCCGGCCATCCGGGGAGGGGGACAGTGGAACGCCCTGACGCTCCGGGTCCGGACCCGGTCGCTTGAGGTGCTCGTCAACGGCGAGCCGGCCTGCGAGCCGATCGGGGTCGACTTCGACCTGCTGCCCAGCGTCCCGGAGATTGCCCTCGGCAAGGGGGACGACAGCCGAGTCCGGGCCGAGTTCGACCGCCTGGCCGTCCGGCTGCTCGATCGCGGGGGCCGGCCGGCCCTCGACGACGACGGCCGGGCCCTGAACCTCGGTTTCGAGGAGGGCACCCTCCGGGACTGGGCCGCCGAGGGGGCCGCGACCATCGGGCAGCCGATCGACGGGGACACCGTCTCCCCCCGGGGCCGGGACGCGACCAGCGGCCACGCCGGCCGCTTCTGGGTCGGCACCTACGAGGTCGGCGGCGACAAGGCCACCGGCCGGCTCTCCTCGGTCCCCTTCCGGGTGCTCGAGCCGTACGCCAGCCTGCTCGTCTCCGGGGGAGACCAGCCGGACTGCCGGGTCGAGGTCGCCGTCCCCGACGGCCCGGTGATCGCCTCGTTCCGGGGCGAGCGCCGGGAGCAGCTCCGGCCGAGGGCCGTCGACCTGTCGGGGCACCTGGGCGACCGGGTCGTGCTCCGGGTCATCGACGAATCGACCGAGGGTTGGGGCCACGTCAACTTCGACGACTTCCGCTTCCACGCCGAGCCCCTCGGGGCCGACCCGCCGGGCCTCTCCCCCTCCCGGGTCGCCTACACCGAGGAATTCCTCCAGCCGGCGACCGGGTGGCCCCGGGGCCGGCCCGACGCCGGCGTCGAGTTCGGCTTCGACCACCGGGACGGCGTCTACGTCGTCGACGCCGGGCGGGGCTGGAACGGCACCCGGGACATCCGCCGCCTCCGGCAGTTCTCCGGGGACTTCCAGGTCGAGGCCGTCGGCCGGGTGCTCGGCGAGGCCCCGGACGCGGCCGGGGCCTGGGGCATCATGGTCGTCCGCGAGGACGGCCGGGGGATCCACGCGATCATCGACCGCCGTTCCCTCCTGGCGGTGAACCCGGCCTTCTGGGGGGTGGAGGCCTTCCCGGACGACCGGCCGATCGGCCCCGTCCGCCCCCGGGGCATCCGCCCGGCCGACCGGTTCAACACGCTGACCCTCCGCGTCCGCGGCCGGCAGGTCGAGGTCCTGGTCAACGGCCTCCCCGCCTTCGACCGGGCCGTCGCCCTGGATTACGACCTGCTCCCCGCCGCCGCCTCCCTCACCCTCGACAAGCCCGACCTCGAGACCCGGGTCCGGGTCGAGTACGACCGCGTCCAGCTCCGCGTCCCCCCGCCCGAATGA